In the genome of Magnolia sinica isolate HGM2019 chromosome 2, MsV1, whole genome shotgun sequence, one region contains:
- the LOC131236486 gene encoding serine/threonine-protein kinase MPS1 isoform X3: protein MLPPNISRARRILVPQPESSKNVAPDASAVGTHNGKGFQQDSEKRRSLAIGQGTVDQRTGVLAVEATVPDDSSLTPPSVTGTITSVHDENVVPLSLQKVESRSAMDHCDISTNRGPDCKSNERISLSCAAVQHSSVDASKKVQLSSVGGASSDCLQDPSHGADVQMATGTRIDNLSSHMSSLALAESEYSQRDQVGPTTMNDQGLKQRDFLHTVMSDMSTRSGGTCSLAKNSALRHDRQTMAFVGKDVLHPMTQSSFSGSSCVTTMSVRSVSAPTTNSTTYNPCSHRDGHSHMELDPLDELNLNPQPIIEGGAAPPSGPSLRCLQEAPSRQTSVSTQLSSSAPEASLGLQDHSLLKGQGSIMQESNGLVSGVVDNAKAVHFDEKLAKGKGILGDVSDKQSQALLTKNSSSNVNSEPNQSSSKSEKALSGKGTSAPRKKNYNPDIFFKVNGKLYQKLGKVGSGGSSEVHKVISSDCTIYALKSIKLKGRDYSTAYGFCQEIEYLNKLKGKNNIIQLIDYEVTDKTLLEEVMSGSMTIKDGRIREDGYIYMVLEYGEIDLAHMLAQKWKQMDNSSLQIDDNWLRFYWQQILQAVNTIHEERIVHSDLKPANFLLVKGSLKLIDFGIAKAIMSDTTNIQRDAQVGTLNYMSPEAFMWNEHDANGNTIKCGRPSDIWSLGCILYQMVYGRTPFAEYKTFWAKFKAITDRNHEITYEPVSNPWLLDLMKKCLAWERTERWRIPQLLQHPFLVPPIPPQLPSSRNQYCQLLVQMAEAYRNVPEVSRQCSQLQQLLANLADPST from the exons ATGTTGCCACCCAACATTTCCCGTGCAAGGCGTATATTGGTGCCGCAGCCGGAATCATCGAAGAATGTTGCTCCAGATGCTTCTGCTGTTGGCACCCACAACGGAAAGGGATTCCAACAGGACTCTGAGAAACGAAGGAGTTTGGCTATTGGGCAAGGTACGGTTGATCAGAGGACGGGCGTTCTGGCTGTGGAGGCAACGGTGCCTGATGATTCGTCGCTTACTCCACCTTCCGTCACAGGAACTATAACTAGTGTGCATGATGAGAATGTTGTACCTCTCAGCTTGCAGAAAGTTGAAAGCAGATCTGCCATGGATCATTGtgacatttctacaaacagaGGCCCGGATTGTAAAAGTAATGAGAGGATTTCGTTGTCCTGTGCAGCGGTTCAGCATAGCTCAGTTGATGCTTCGAAGAAGGTCCAGCTTTCTTCTGTTGGCGGTGCCAGCTCAGATTGTCTGCAGGACCCTTCTCATG GGGCCGATGTCCAAATGGCCACCGGTACTAGAATCGACAACTTGTCATCTCATATGAGTTCTCTTGCATTGGCAGAGAGTGAATATAGTCAAAgagatcaagtggggcccacaactatgAATGATCAGGGTCTCAAGCAGCGAGATTTTCTGCACACGGTAATGTCAGACATGAGCACAAGGTCTGGTGGGACCTGTTCATTAGCAAAGAACAGTGCCCTGCGGCACGATCGACAAACTATGGCCTTTGTCGGGAAGGATGTTCTCCACCCAATGACTCAATCTTCATTTTCAGGTTCTTCGTGCGTGACTACTATGTCTGTCCGTTCAGTGTCTGCACCCACAACAAATTCCACAACCTATAATCCTTGTTCGCATCGAGATGGCCATTCTCATATGGAATTGGATCCTTTGGATGAGTTGAATTTGAACCCGCAACCTATAATTGAGGGTGGAGCAGCACCACCTTCTGGCCCTTCATTACGGTGCTTACAGGAAGCACCGAGCAGACAGACATCCGTGTCAACTCAATTGTCTTCATCTGCTCCCGAGGCCTCTTTGGGACTTCAGGATCATAGCTTATTGAAGGGGCAGGGATCCATCATGCAGGAAAGCAATGGGCTGGTTAGTGGAGTTGTGGATAATGCAAAGGCTGTTCATTTTGATGAAAAATTAGCCAAAGGGAAAGGGATTTTAGGTGATGTTAGTGATAAACAGTCTCAGGCTCTGCTGACCAAAAACTCATCTTCCAATGTGAATTCGGAGCCTAATCAATCATCTAGCAAATCAGAAAAGGCTCTTAGTGGCAAAGGCACGTCTGCTCCTCGTAAAAAGAATTATAATCCTGATATATTTTTTAAAGTCAATGGGAAGCTCTATCAAAAGCTTGGCAAGGTAGGCAGTGGAGGAAGTAGTGAAGTTCACAAGGTCATATCATCGGACTGTACCATCTATGCCCTTAAAAGTATCAAGCTCAAAGGTCGTGATTATTCTACTGCCTACGGTTTTTGTCAGGAGATTGAGTATCTAAACAAACTGAAGGGGAAGAACAACATTATACAGCTTATTGACTATGAG GTGACAGATAAAACTTTGCTTGAAGAAGTCATGAGTGGCTCCATGACTATCAAAGATGGCCGGATAAGGGAAGATGGATATATTTACATGGTACTTGAATATGGTGAAATTGATTTGGCTCATATGTTGGCGCAGAAATGGAAGCAAATGGATAACTCAAGTTTGCAAATAGATGACAACTGGCTCCGGTTCTATTGGCAG CAAATACTTCAAGCTGTTAACACAATACATGAGGAGCGTATAGTGCATTCAGACCTGAAACCTGCTAACTTTCTCCTCGTCAAAGGCTCATTGAAGCTGATTGATTTTGGCATTGCCAAAGCTATAATGAGTGATACAACAAATATCCAGCGAGATGCTCAG GTGGGCACACTTAATTACATGTCTCCCGAAGCATTTATGTGGAATGAGCATGATGCAAATGGAAACACCATCAAGTGTGGCCGGCCGTCTGATATCTGGTCCCTTGGTTGCATTCTTTACCAAATGGTGTACGGGAGGACACCATTCGCAGAATACAAGACTTTCTGGGCCAAGTTCAAGGCCATAACTGATCGAAACCATGAGATCACATATGAACCAGTTTCAAACCCATGGCTACTTGATCTTATGAAGAAATGCCTTGCATGGGAGCGAACAGAAAGGTGGCGGATACCACAGCTtctacaacacccattcctcgtTCCACCAATACCACCCCAGTTGCCCTCTTCACGAAACCAATATTGTCAATTGCTCGTGCAGATGGCTGAAGCTTATAGGAATGTCCCTGAAGTGTCTAGGCAATGTTCTCAGCTTCAACAACTCTTAGCAAACTTAGCAGATCCCAGCACATAA
- the LOC131236486 gene encoding serine/threonine-protein kinase MPS1 isoform X2, translated as MERKANLPPINQLGNASRPSSPPPPSDSIRHVQAAFKRQRPIGMLPPNISRARRILVPQPESSKNVAPDASAVGTHNGKGFQQDSEKRRSLAIGQGTVDQRTGVLAVEATVPDDSSLTPPSVTGTITSVHDENVVPLSLQKVESRSAMDHCDISTNRGPDCKSNERISLSCAAVQHSSVDASKKVQLSSVGGASSDCLQDPSHESEYSQRDQVGPTTMNDQGLKQRDFLHTVMSDMSTRSGGTCSLAKNSALRHDRQTMAFVGKDVLHPMTQSSFSGSSCVTTMSVRSVSAPTTNSTTYNPCSHRDGHSHMELDPLDELNLNPQPIIEGGAAPPSGPSLRCLQEAPSRQTSVSTQLSSSAPEASLGLQDHSLLKGQGSIMQESNGLVSGVVDNAKAVHFDEKLAKGKGILGDVSDKQSQALLTKNSSSNVNSEPNQSSSKSEKALSGKGTSAPRKKNYNPDIFFKVNGKLYQKLGKVGSGGSSEVHKVISSDCTIYALKSIKLKGRDYSTAYGFCQEIEYLNKLKGKNNIIQLIDYEVTDKTLLEEVMSGSMTIKDGRIREDGYIYMVLEYGEIDLAHMLAQKWKQMDNSSLQIDDNWLRFYWQQILQAVNTIHEERIVHSDLKPANFLLVKGSLKLIDFGIAKAIMSDTTNIQRDAQVGTLNYMSPEAFMWNEHDANGNTIKCGRPSDIWSLGCILYQMVYGRTPFAEYKTFWAKFKAITDRNHEITYEPVSNPWLLDLMKKCLAWERTERWRIPQLLQHPFLVPPIPPQLPSSRNQYCQLLVQMAEAYRNVPEVSRQCSQLQQLLANLADPST; from the exons ATGGAGAGGAAGGCTAACCTTCCCCCTATCAACCAACTGGGAAACGCCTCCCGTCCATCGTCACCGCCACCACCGTCCGATTCCATCCGTCACGTTCAAGCCGCTTTCAAGCGCCAAAGGCCGATCG GTATGTTGCCACCCAACATTTCCCGTGCAAGGCGTATATTGGTGCCGCAGCCGGAATCATCGAAGAATGTTGCTCCAGATGCTTCTGCTGTTGGCACCCACAACGGAAAGGGATTCCAACAGGACTCTGAGAAACGAAGGAGTTTGGCTATTGGGCAAGGTACGGTTGATCAGAGGACGGGCGTTCTGGCTGTGGAGGCAACGGTGCCTGATGATTCGTCGCTTACTCCACCTTCCGTCACAGGAACTATAACTAGTGTGCATGATGAGAATGTTGTACCTCTCAGCTTGCAGAAAGTTGAAAGCAGATCTGCCATGGATCATTGtgacatttctacaaacagaGGCCCGGATTGTAAAAGTAATGAGAGGATTTCGTTGTCCTGTGCAGCGGTTCAGCATAGCTCAGTTGATGCTTCGAAGAAGGTCCAGCTTTCTTCTGTTGGCGGTGCCAGCTCAGATTGTCTGCAGGACCCTTCTCATG AGAGTGAATATAGTCAAAgagatcaagtggggcccacaactatgAATGATCAGGGTCTCAAGCAGCGAGATTTTCTGCACACGGTAATGTCAGACATGAGCACAAGGTCTGGTGGGACCTGTTCATTAGCAAAGAACAGTGCCCTGCGGCACGATCGACAAACTATGGCCTTTGTCGGGAAGGATGTTCTCCACCCAATGACTCAATCTTCATTTTCAGGTTCTTCGTGCGTGACTACTATGTCTGTCCGTTCAGTGTCTGCACCCACAACAAATTCCACAACCTATAATCCTTGTTCGCATCGAGATGGCCATTCTCATATGGAATTGGATCCTTTGGATGAGTTGAATTTGAACCCGCAACCTATAATTGAGGGTGGAGCAGCACCACCTTCTGGCCCTTCATTACGGTGCTTACAGGAAGCACCGAGCAGACAGACATCCGTGTCAACTCAATTGTCTTCATCTGCTCCCGAGGCCTCTTTGGGACTTCAGGATCATAGCTTATTGAAGGGGCAGGGATCCATCATGCAGGAAAGCAATGGGCTGGTTAGTGGAGTTGTGGATAATGCAAAGGCTGTTCATTTTGATGAAAAATTAGCCAAAGGGAAAGGGATTTTAGGTGATGTTAGTGATAAACAGTCTCAGGCTCTGCTGACCAAAAACTCATCTTCCAATGTGAATTCGGAGCCTAATCAATCATCTAGCAAATCAGAAAAGGCTCTTAGTGGCAAAGGCACGTCTGCTCCTCGTAAAAAGAATTATAATCCTGATATATTTTTTAAAGTCAATGGGAAGCTCTATCAAAAGCTTGGCAAGGTAGGCAGTGGAGGAAGTAGTGAAGTTCACAAGGTCATATCATCGGACTGTACCATCTATGCCCTTAAAAGTATCAAGCTCAAAGGTCGTGATTATTCTACTGCCTACGGTTTTTGTCAGGAGATTGAGTATCTAAACAAACTGAAGGGGAAGAACAACATTATACAGCTTATTGACTATGAG GTGACAGATAAAACTTTGCTTGAAGAAGTCATGAGTGGCTCCATGACTATCAAAGATGGCCGGATAAGGGAAGATGGATATATTTACATGGTACTTGAATATGGTGAAATTGATTTGGCTCATATGTTGGCGCAGAAATGGAAGCAAATGGATAACTCAAGTTTGCAAATAGATGACAACTGGCTCCGGTTCTATTGGCAG CAAATACTTCAAGCTGTTAACACAATACATGAGGAGCGTATAGTGCATTCAGACCTGAAACCTGCTAACTTTCTCCTCGTCAAAGGCTCATTGAAGCTGATTGATTTTGGCATTGCCAAAGCTATAATGAGTGATACAACAAATATCCAGCGAGATGCTCAG GTGGGCACACTTAATTACATGTCTCCCGAAGCATTTATGTGGAATGAGCATGATGCAAATGGAAACACCATCAAGTGTGGCCGGCCGTCTGATATCTGGTCCCTTGGTTGCATTCTTTACCAAATGGTGTACGGGAGGACACCATTCGCAGAATACAAGACTTTCTGGGCCAAGTTCAAGGCCATAACTGATCGAAACCATGAGATCACATATGAACCAGTTTCAAACCCATGGCTACTTGATCTTATGAAGAAATGCCTTGCATGGGAGCGAACAGAAAGGTGGCGGATACCACAGCTtctacaacacccattcctcgtTCCACCAATACCACCCCAGTTGCCCTCTTCACGAAACCAATATTGTCAATTGCTCGTGCAGATGGCTGAAGCTTATAGGAATGTCCCTGAAGTGTCTAGGCAATGTTCTCAGCTTCAACAACTCTTAGCAAACTTAGCAGATCCCAGCACATAA
- the LOC131236486 gene encoding serine/threonine-protein kinase MPS1 isoform X1 gives MERKANLPPINQLGNASRPSSPPPPSDSIRHVQAAFKRQRPIGMLPPNISRARRILVPQPESSKNVAPDASAVGTHNGKGFQQDSEKRRSLAIGQGTVDQRTGVLAVEATVPDDSSLTPPSVTGTITSVHDENVVPLSLQKVESRSAMDHCDISTNRGPDCKSNERISLSCAAVQHSSVDASKKVQLSSVGGASSDCLQDPSHGADVQMATGTRIDNLSSHMSSLALAESEYSQRDQVGPTTMNDQGLKQRDFLHTVMSDMSTRSGGTCSLAKNSALRHDRQTMAFVGKDVLHPMTQSSFSGSSCVTTMSVRSVSAPTTNSTTYNPCSHRDGHSHMELDPLDELNLNPQPIIEGGAAPPSGPSLRCLQEAPSRQTSVSTQLSSSAPEASLGLQDHSLLKGQGSIMQESNGLVSGVVDNAKAVHFDEKLAKGKGILGDVSDKQSQALLTKNSSSNVNSEPNQSSSKSEKALSGKGTSAPRKKNYNPDIFFKVNGKLYQKLGKVGSGGSSEVHKVISSDCTIYALKSIKLKGRDYSTAYGFCQEIEYLNKLKGKNNIIQLIDYEVTDKTLLEEVMSGSMTIKDGRIREDGYIYMVLEYGEIDLAHMLAQKWKQMDNSSLQIDDNWLRFYWQQILQAVNTIHEERIVHSDLKPANFLLVKGSLKLIDFGIAKAIMSDTTNIQRDAQVGTLNYMSPEAFMWNEHDANGNTIKCGRPSDIWSLGCILYQMVYGRTPFAEYKTFWAKFKAITDRNHEITYEPVSNPWLLDLMKKCLAWERTERWRIPQLLQHPFLVPPIPPQLPSSRNQYCQLLVQMAEAYRNVPEVSRQCSQLQQLLANLADPST, from the exons ATGGAGAGGAAGGCTAACCTTCCCCCTATCAACCAACTGGGAAACGCCTCCCGTCCATCGTCACCGCCACCACCGTCCGATTCCATCCGTCACGTTCAAGCCGCTTTCAAGCGCCAAAGGCCGATCG GTATGTTGCCACCCAACATTTCCCGTGCAAGGCGTATATTGGTGCCGCAGCCGGAATCATCGAAGAATGTTGCTCCAGATGCTTCTGCTGTTGGCACCCACAACGGAAAGGGATTCCAACAGGACTCTGAGAAACGAAGGAGTTTGGCTATTGGGCAAGGTACGGTTGATCAGAGGACGGGCGTTCTGGCTGTGGAGGCAACGGTGCCTGATGATTCGTCGCTTACTCCACCTTCCGTCACAGGAACTATAACTAGTGTGCATGATGAGAATGTTGTACCTCTCAGCTTGCAGAAAGTTGAAAGCAGATCTGCCATGGATCATTGtgacatttctacaaacagaGGCCCGGATTGTAAAAGTAATGAGAGGATTTCGTTGTCCTGTGCAGCGGTTCAGCATAGCTCAGTTGATGCTTCGAAGAAGGTCCAGCTTTCTTCTGTTGGCGGTGCCAGCTCAGATTGTCTGCAGGACCCTTCTCATG GGGCCGATGTCCAAATGGCCACCGGTACTAGAATCGACAACTTGTCATCTCATATGAGTTCTCTTGCATTGGCAGAGAGTGAATATAGTCAAAgagatcaagtggggcccacaactatgAATGATCAGGGTCTCAAGCAGCGAGATTTTCTGCACACGGTAATGTCAGACATGAGCACAAGGTCTGGTGGGACCTGTTCATTAGCAAAGAACAGTGCCCTGCGGCACGATCGACAAACTATGGCCTTTGTCGGGAAGGATGTTCTCCACCCAATGACTCAATCTTCATTTTCAGGTTCTTCGTGCGTGACTACTATGTCTGTCCGTTCAGTGTCTGCACCCACAACAAATTCCACAACCTATAATCCTTGTTCGCATCGAGATGGCCATTCTCATATGGAATTGGATCCTTTGGATGAGTTGAATTTGAACCCGCAACCTATAATTGAGGGTGGAGCAGCACCACCTTCTGGCCCTTCATTACGGTGCTTACAGGAAGCACCGAGCAGACAGACATCCGTGTCAACTCAATTGTCTTCATCTGCTCCCGAGGCCTCTTTGGGACTTCAGGATCATAGCTTATTGAAGGGGCAGGGATCCATCATGCAGGAAAGCAATGGGCTGGTTAGTGGAGTTGTGGATAATGCAAAGGCTGTTCATTTTGATGAAAAATTAGCCAAAGGGAAAGGGATTTTAGGTGATGTTAGTGATAAACAGTCTCAGGCTCTGCTGACCAAAAACTCATCTTCCAATGTGAATTCGGAGCCTAATCAATCATCTAGCAAATCAGAAAAGGCTCTTAGTGGCAAAGGCACGTCTGCTCCTCGTAAAAAGAATTATAATCCTGATATATTTTTTAAAGTCAATGGGAAGCTCTATCAAAAGCTTGGCAAGGTAGGCAGTGGAGGAAGTAGTGAAGTTCACAAGGTCATATCATCGGACTGTACCATCTATGCCCTTAAAAGTATCAAGCTCAAAGGTCGTGATTATTCTACTGCCTACGGTTTTTGTCAGGAGATTGAGTATCTAAACAAACTGAAGGGGAAGAACAACATTATACAGCTTATTGACTATGAG GTGACAGATAAAACTTTGCTTGAAGAAGTCATGAGTGGCTCCATGACTATCAAAGATGGCCGGATAAGGGAAGATGGATATATTTACATGGTACTTGAATATGGTGAAATTGATTTGGCTCATATGTTGGCGCAGAAATGGAAGCAAATGGATAACTCAAGTTTGCAAATAGATGACAACTGGCTCCGGTTCTATTGGCAG CAAATACTTCAAGCTGTTAACACAATACATGAGGAGCGTATAGTGCATTCAGACCTGAAACCTGCTAACTTTCTCCTCGTCAAAGGCTCATTGAAGCTGATTGATTTTGGCATTGCCAAAGCTATAATGAGTGATACAACAAATATCCAGCGAGATGCTCAG GTGGGCACACTTAATTACATGTCTCCCGAAGCATTTATGTGGAATGAGCATGATGCAAATGGAAACACCATCAAGTGTGGCCGGCCGTCTGATATCTGGTCCCTTGGTTGCATTCTTTACCAAATGGTGTACGGGAGGACACCATTCGCAGAATACAAGACTTTCTGGGCCAAGTTCAAGGCCATAACTGATCGAAACCATGAGATCACATATGAACCAGTTTCAAACCCATGGCTACTTGATCTTATGAAGAAATGCCTTGCATGGGAGCGAACAGAAAGGTGGCGGATACCACAGCTtctacaacacccattcctcgtTCCACCAATACCACCCCAGTTGCCCTCTTCACGAAACCAATATTGTCAATTGCTCGTGCAGATGGCTGAAGCTTATAGGAATGTCCCTGAAGTGTCTAGGCAATGTTCTCAGCTTCAACAACTCTTAGCAAACTTAGCAGATCCCAGCACATAA